The DNA region CATGGCTTGACAGGTGTTACCCCGGACTTACTCGCATTACCGCCCGATCCAAGGTGACGGGAACTGTGGCTGGCGGGGTGAGTCGGCGATTTTCcttttctgcttcttcgAGATTTCCAACGAGCACATTCCGGGCATTTGTGCTGACTGCCTCCTGCAGCCATTGCCTTTGGCTACTTCGAGACGCTGGTAAAAGGCGGCAACAAGGGCCAgatcgaggccgagaagctaCGTCTGGAGGGTCTCAATAGCTACATCGAGACCATTGGCGGCCACTCCCCATATGTCTATACTGACTTTGTCGAGGAGACATTGCTCCTCCTTGACAGGGTTGCCGCCCTTGCCGGTGACCCTGAGCAGGCCATGAGAGAGGTATATGCGACCTTCAACGACTCCGAGATCGGCAACGCCATCATGTACCACTTTCGCCTGCTGGCGAGTTCATACCTGAAGGGCAACCAGGATACGTATGGCGCTTTCGTCACGGACGAGGCAGGTGTGCAGGGTTATTGCAGCAACGTCCTGGAGCGTCATCAGGTCGAGATTGACCACCTTGGTGTCTCGTTACTGGTCGATGTGCTTCTCAAGCCTGTcggttttgttttggaagTGGCTTACCTTGACCGCAGTCCTGGCTCCGAAGTCAATTCGTACCGGTTTCCTGAGGAGGCCAGGGACCGACACCCATCGACACTTGGACCCATCATCTACCTCCTGTTCCGTCCCGATCATTACGACCTTCTCTACGTTGCCGAGCCCGAGCCGATTCCCGAGCCCGTTACTGTGCAGGTTCATCGCGTGGCATTTTCACCCACCTACGATATCGCCAGCGCCCCTGTTTCCATGCCTAGCTACGGCATCAACATGGGGGTGCTCGGCATGCTTCCCGGCTTTCATGGGCCGCCACCGGGTCTAGCCCCAACCCTTCTGGATACCAGCCCATCACCATTGTCGGCATACAGCCCGAGTCCCACGTCAACCTGGATGACCCCACCCTTTGCTGAGCCTCCTCAGCAGGCACCTCCGGTCTCTGTCGCGGTACAAGCGGCCCCGGTTCCCATGTCGCTGCCCATCCATACAGCTCCGGCGGTAGCTCCGGCAGCACCTTTGCAGACACACCCACTGCGTTTCAGCGAGTACTGCCAGCTTCCCGAGTACGTGGAGAACGACACATGGCGCGAACCCAGCTTCCAAACGTCGACGTTTCGGAACAGCCATTTCAACGTTGCGCActacaacaaccccaactttCAGCCCGAGGAATACCGGCCCGAGGCTGAAGACTACGAGGGACCGCAGCGCGGAAACGGGAAGAAGCGCGCGAGCGTCTAGCAGTTAcagaccaaaaagaaaaagttcGAAACATTGATGGATGGCTGTGCCAACCATTCACCTAGTACAGCACACACAACAGATTCCAAAAGACGCCGgtatggggttggaggaaCATAATACCCAGGTTTGGCGAGCCAGCGACAGAGAGCGAAAAAATTCGATGACGACGATCAATATAGCAGCCGCAGGGAGGGTTGTACTGGAGCGTTCGTTATCCCAATCCCCGGGGGCTCATGCAGCATCTCCCGGTTTGTTTCGACCATCTCACAGCAAATCATTCGGGGGCGCATGGAACGCAACGCTTGCTTTTGGtctcttttattttctttgGGTCCGGCAAAGTCCACGATAATTCCCTCCTCATAACCCTCTCGGGCCGCAGGAAAGAAAACTAGGTCCCTCTTCCTGGCTGGCCTTTTTGGTCAGAAGTAGACTGGACCCACAAGCCGAGCTCCTTTTTGTGCAATGCCTTCGCCAGCATTTCATAAAGTCACGCAACGATGGAAACTGCAAGCccatttttttatttttgacATTGGAGTTGTTGACTTTACTCATGTACGGGGTTTTGCTATATTTTTTCCTTCTTAGTTTTCCTGCTTAGTATTGTCTTGTATTGTTGTTGACATGTCTCATGATACACAGGTGTTCAGGAATGGGAGCTTttagccttttttttttattctttgatcttttttttccctcagTCTATCCATGCGTTTTCGTGGGTATGGTTGCattcttgtttttttcccAACAAAATCTGGACCCGAAAAGAGAACCATATgggaaggaagaaggaagaaggggggggagaggggtgggaaaagaaaagggcaCGGAGAGCCGCATaggggaaaggaaagaggCTGATTGTGCGGTCGTTGGCATCGGAGGAatatggtggtggagggccTGCATATGCCAACACGGGAGACTACGGAGAATACGGAGAATATTTCCATGGAGACAAAGAAagcaagagagaaagaagttTTCCTACGGGCTGGCCCTTGATTGTGCAATGCGTGATGcgtgtgtatgtgtgtgtgtgtgtatggCATGGCTGAGTAAGGAGCCCAAGGCCCCCTTTTGGAGGGCGCCCAGGCGGAGTTGAGGGCCGATGGGCCGGGGCGCGAGGGCACCTATCTAGGCGAGGGGAACtgaggaaggaagaggaaggggaaaactTCGCGATATTCGGGCCGGTGTTTGTGTGAGAAAGAATTGGAATAGGATCATGTATTATTTTTGGGAGTATGGGAGAATAGGGAAGCGgtgaagggagggaggagcaggatgatgattgttgaagaaggcccTAAAGGGGTAATATCTAGGTACCAGGTAAGGTACCTATTTCCATAAAAAGAGGGGGCCAATTGGAGGTTGAGTTGCAAGTATCAGATCATCTGTTCGCACTACAATGTCTAGGATGTTTGTTTCGTGGTGATGAATCATTGACTCAGAtgtttggtttttttttttttttttttgggggagggaggggtttaCTCTGTTATTGAAGATTATTGCTGTTtaaggggttggttgttgggccTGCATAATGCATCTTGGGGGTGCATGGCGAACACGTAGCATAAGATCGATCTCCcatggagaaaaagaaacgtGTAACCTTGGCTGATGTGTGGTTGGATAGGCAAGGTAGGTGGATGAAATGCAAGCACAGACACCATCACTTTTGCTGTTGGTAGGCAATGGAGCTGAGAAAGGTTCCAATACCTTTACAGAACATGCTCCTGAACTAACACTGCTGACTGGGACTTCTGAGTCAAACTGGTCGGGCTTACTGCACACTGACTGGCAAGGAAGTTGGACAGCGCCATTGACTGACATGTTTTTCGTGTTTTGTTTGGCTGCCTCTGTGCTGTGCTTTATCTCCTGCGCTGTGCACATGTGCAAGATTAGAAAGGTAGGTCGGTAGGTACCTACATGGCAGGTTGGCTGGCTGTGAATAAACTTCGTGGTGATGTTGCCCCGAGAGACCAGCCCACAGCCCAAAAGTGTCCCCGGACTGGAGGTAAATTATTATCTTACTGCAAAAGAGAGTTGACCGGGAACACCGAGTCATGTTTGATGCATGTTGGGGATATCTTCATCCGGGTCCCGCTGGGTCGTTTTTCAGGTAAAGTAACGAGCTGACTAAGTATGGAGATCTCTCCCGAATTGAATGCCTAGGTGGGCAGGTAAAGCTCGGATATAAGGGGCCCTGGGCAGGTACCTGATTTCTAGCCAAGGAGTTGAGAATTTCAGTATATTCACCTCTCATTgaggctttttttttttttgttcgggggggagggtgtttaTCGTTCCACAAGGTTCTGTTTTGCGATGTCGGAGTAAAAAATCGAAATGAACCTGCAGGAGAGAATTGTCGAATGAGAACAAGGCTGGCAGGCAgcatgtgtgtgtatgtgtgtgtgtgtcgtgCATATGGCTATCGAAAATGTGCAAATTTGCAAAAGTGAGTTGTGATAGATGCTGAAATTTTGTGcagttgtttgttttgcttgGGTAGATTGCGTGCttttgtttgatgggggCGGGAAGGAAGTGATATCAGATATCAGCTGAGACTCAAGAGAGCATGGCGGTTTGGTTGATGAGATAACAGAGTGTCTTGAAGATCAACCGAGTTGAGTGGGTGGGTGCTGTACCCAGCTTTTTATACAAAAGGGTTCATGTTGCATAATTACCCCTGTTAATGGTATGTACAGTCTGGTGTTGTACAGTTAGTTATACACAGCTTCATTTACgtcaacaaccaccttcAAACCCCTCTATCCAAAGCCTCTTCTACCCATCCTCCCAGCCCCCTCCTAACCTCTTCAACatatccctcctctcccccttcccacccctcctcactCCTcaccacagcctcctccagcaactccgccaccctccccccagaaaTCTtgtcaaccccatcaaccccaatcCTTTCGCtgagctccctcccccaaaaatcagccacctcctccgttCCCCTCAACCCCGGCCCTTCCCCGGCGGTGATGTGCgcaacaacctccctcacacACGTCACCGTCTTCCCCTCAATCCCACAAGCcacaatcctcctccacggaTTCTCCCTCTCGCTCAGCACCTCATCCGTCCCGGGCATGTCAACATTGATCGCAGTCCCCAACCCGCTGACATGTCGCCTCAGGTGAACCCCCAATGCAGCAATCTTCCTTTCTTCTTTACCATCCCCCACTCTCGTCCACACCCCCGGGTCTTCAGTGGTGAAGGCCCTGATGCGAAACATCTTCTCCAGcgtggcgatggtggtgttttccAACAGTCGGGAGTAACACCTGACGGTAAAAGTCTTGTGGCGCTTGGAGTGGATGTCCAGTACCGGCCAGAGGACTACCTGTCCCGGGCCGTGGTAGGTCGTCAGCCCTCCTctgggggagtgggaggttgTTACTGGGAGGGTTTGGTTCTGGTAGGATAGTGGCCGGGATAGCCGGGTGAGTTCCTGCGGAGATAAAGGGGAGGATTGGCGCCGGCCGAGGGTGTAGATCGGCAAGGGGGTGAAGGATATcaagaagggtggtggtggggggttggtggaggggctgtCTTTGAagttgaggtggtggcggcggaggagggattgcAGTTTGCTGGCTAGGGAGTATGGTGGGAGgttggtcggggagggggaggggaggtggatgtgtTGAAGTCTTAGCGGGGGAGGCATTgtgaaggagggtgaggctggtgatgttgaaaaTGGCGAGGCTGTCCCACGAGGCTGTCCTATGTGTGTAATTGACGATGGGTGATAGTTACGTAACCAACCACCGGTTCCGAGGAGTTGTTCACACTGCGTCTAGTGTTGAGGATGGATTCAAAACCCTGGCTTGGAGTCAGCCACAAAGGGCACAGACCGTCGTTTAGTGGGCGCCGAGGACGTTGAGAAAATCCGGCCAGCTGGgaaggtgtgtgtgtctcACTCTGCAAGCGATCCCAGGACGGAGAGTGCCGCTCGGCGGCAGGGTGTGTACCTAAGCGATGGTACCGCGCAAATGCGTGGTCGCCGAACAGCAAGCaaggcacacacacacaagacaGTTCGTAGTCGTA from Podospora pseudoanserina strain CBS 124.78 chromosome 1, whole genome shotgun sequence includes:
- a CDS encoding hypothetical protein (EggNog:ENOG503NZ2J; COG:O; MEROPS:MER0029056), whose amino-acid sequence is MYEQDPAAQFVHQVSAGYSLPQTLPQYTFDETPLRLTDRRGRGGGYGGLGGPGVGGAAGRSLLYSPIFSTPASANAAGVGPASSAAGHFDFHTTSATSASALTSSVPATTHHRSSPPHFAIQKMEPNPEDLVAQEAAAREFQPQLEDPFVGEKTPSSAITSEYAKADPVYIQKTAVLPRTYSHYRPIQGDGNCGWRAIAFGYFETLVKGGNKGQIEAEKLRLEGLNSYIETIGGHSPYVYTDFVEETLLLLDRVAALAGDPEQAMREVYATFNDSEIGNAIMYHFRLLASSYLKGNQDTYGAFVTDEAGVQGYCSNVLERHQVEIDHLGVSLLVDVLLKPVGFVLEVAYLDRSPGSEVNSYRFPEEARDRHPSTLGPIIYLLFRPDHYDLLYVAEPEPIPEPVTVQVHRVAFSPTYDIASAPVSMPSYGINMGVLGMLPGFHGPPPGLAPTLLDTSPSPLSAYSPSPTSTWMTPPFAEPPQQAPPVSVAVQAAPVPMSLPIHTAPAVAPAAPLQTHPLRFSEYCQLPEYVENDTWREPSFQTSTFRNSHFNVAHYNNPNFQPEEYRPEAEDYEGPQRGNGKKRASV
- a CDS encoding hypothetical protein (COG:C; COG:H; EggNog:ENOG503Q38B; BUSCO:EOG09264AWW), which codes for MTIQRLVSYDYELSCGFESILNTRRSVNNSSEPVVGYPRGTASPFSTSPASPSFTMPPPLRLQHIHLPSPSPTNLPPYSLASKLQSLLRRHHLNFKDSPSTNPPPPPFLISFTPLPIYTLGRRQSSPLSPQELTRLSRPLSYQNQTLPVTTSHSPRGGLTTYHGPGQVVLWPVLDIHSKRHKTFTVRCYSRLLENTTIATLEKMFRIRAFTTEDPGVWTRVGDGKEERKIAALGVHLRRHVSGLGTAINVDMPGTDEVLSERENPWRRIVACGIEGKTVTCVREVVAHITAGEGPGLRGTEEVADFWGRELSERIGVDGVDKISGGRVAELLEEAVVRSEEGWEGGEEGYVEEVRRGLGGWVEEALDRGV